From Pseudoalteromonas sp. R3, one genomic window encodes:
- a CDS encoding class I SAM-dependent methyltransferase yields the protein MSCALYLQPGREKSLKRKHPWIFSKAIKKVKGKPALGDTVIIYSHDGQYLATAAYSPDSQIRARIWSFDQSEQIDQSFFERRLARALAAREQVIEEGQLTGFRLCAAESDGLPGITIDKFDNYLVCQLLSAGAERHKGEIVQALRTLFPECHIYERSDVDVRKKEGLEKTTGVLWGDEPEAPVVIMENGLKIEVDIKSGHKTGFYLDQRDSRAALERFSKGKSVLNCFCYTGTFGLYALRGECEEVINVDVSQPALDTAKRNVEHNELDLSRAQFVKQDVFKLLRQYREEGRQFDTIVMDPPKFAESKAQLNGACRGYKDINMLAMQLLKPGGTLLTFSCSGLMEQNLFQKVVADAALDAGKDLLIMERLNQAADHPIAGCYPEGFYLKGLICKVY from the coding sequence ATGTCTTGCGCGCTGTATTTACAACCTGGCCGTGAAAAATCTTTAAAAAGAAAGCACCCTTGGATCTTTTCTAAGGCGATTAAAAAAGTCAAAGGTAAGCCTGCACTTGGCGATACAGTGATTATTTATAGTCACGACGGTCAATACCTGGCCACAGCCGCATATAGTCCAGACTCTCAGATCCGAGCGCGGATCTGGAGCTTTGATCAGTCTGAACAAATCGATCAGTCATTTTTTGAACGACGACTAGCGCGAGCACTCGCAGCACGTGAACAGGTCATTGAAGAAGGACAGTTAACCGGCTTCAGGCTATGTGCTGCCGAGTCAGATGGTTTGCCCGGCATAACGATTGATAAGTTTGACAACTATTTGGTTTGTCAGCTGTTAAGTGCCGGTGCAGAGCGCCACAAAGGCGAAATCGTGCAAGCACTCAGAACTCTTTTTCCCGAATGTCATATCTATGAGCGATCCGATGTAGATGTACGAAAAAAGGAAGGACTTGAGAAAACCACCGGTGTACTGTGGGGAGACGAACCTGAAGCGCCAGTTGTGATCATGGAAAACGGCTTGAAAATTGAAGTCGATATTAAATCTGGTCACAAAACCGGCTTCTACCTGGACCAAAGAGACAGCCGTGCGGCACTCGAGCGTTTCTCAAAAGGTAAGTCAGTGCTTAACTGCTTTTGCTATACAGGCACGTTCGGTCTGTATGCGCTCCGTGGTGAGTGTGAAGAAGTAATCAATGTCGACGTCTCTCAGCCCGCGCTGGATACAGCTAAGCGTAATGTAGAACACAATGAACTAGATTTGTCGCGGGCTCAGTTTGTAAAGCAGGATGTGTTCAAGTTGCTAAGGCAGTACCGCGAGGAAGGCCGTCAGTTTGACACCATTGTCATGGATCCGCCTAAATTTGCCGAGAGTAAAGCACAGCTTAATGGTGCCTGCCGTGGCTATAAAGACATTAATATGCTGGCTATGCAATTACTTAAGCCAGGTGGTACTTTGCTAACCTTCTCTTGTTCGGGTCTGATGGAACAGAACTTGTTCCAAAAAGTAGTGGCAGATGCAGCTTTGGACGCAGGTAAAGACTTGTTAATTATGGAGCGCCTTAATCAGGCAGCAGATCACCCTATTGCAGGCTGTTACCCTGAGGGGTTTTACCTGAAAGGCCTGATCTGTAAAGTGTATTAA
- a CDS encoding S8 family peptidase — MRKLNTLAFAILAGISGQSMAQAELLTADQSKAIPGKYIVVFKTPTVLNTQSAMAISDYATTQAQALSNAYNVNVAKSFNGVLNGVVVNASEGDVKAMLKDPNIAYIEQDQIVTVTPQASGDQSNAIWGLDRVDQRALPLNSNYHYDFDGSGVTAYVIDTGVRISHSEFGNRASHGYDFVDNDADSSDCNGHGTHVAGTIGGSQYGVAKNVNVVGVRVLGCNGSGSYSGVISGIDWVKNNASGPSVANMSLGGGVSQAVDDAVNAAVASGVTFVVAAGNDNSDACNYSPARAADAITVGSTTSSDGRSSFSNYGSCLDIYAPGSSIKSAWYNSDSATNTISGTSMAAPHVAGAVALYLDQDPTLTPAQIDSLLSSRSTKGAVSDAKASSPNELLYTLEGDAPPPPPPPGPTELVSGVGVDASGAAGSETYYKLSVPAGAASVSFTLAGGSGDADLYVQQGSQPTQSSYACRPYKNGNNESCEFSNPAAGDWYVMLHGYSQYAGATLTGTFGDSSGCGANCLENGVPVTGLSGGTNTDTRYTIEVPANVTLNVSISGGSGDADLYVRKGTQPTTNNYDCRPYRSGNNETCTLSSGTDGGTYHIMVRGYSSYSGLTLQGSF, encoded by the coding sequence ATGCGTAAACTAAACACACTCGCTTTTGCCATTCTGGCGGGCATTTCTGGACAGTCGATGGCTCAGGCTGAGTTACTGACTGCAGACCAGAGTAAGGCCATTCCAGGCAAATATATCGTCGTGTTTAAAACGCCAACTGTACTTAATACACAAAGTGCAATGGCTATCTCAGACTATGCTACAACGCAGGCACAGGCATTAAGCAATGCTTATAATGTAAACGTTGCTAAAAGCTTCAATGGTGTGCTTAACGGTGTTGTGGTAAACGCGTCTGAAGGTGATGTAAAAGCAATGCTGAAAGACCCTAACATTGCTTATATTGAGCAAGATCAAATAGTCACAGTGACACCCCAAGCGTCAGGCGATCAGAGCAACGCGATTTGGGGCCTTGACCGTGTGGATCAGCGCGCATTGCCTCTGAATTCAAACTATCACTATGACTTTGATGGTTCAGGCGTAACGGCTTATGTTATTGATACTGGTGTTCGTATTTCGCATAGTGAATTCGGTAACCGCGCAAGCCACGGTTATGACTTTGTAGATAATGATGCAGACTCTTCTGACTGTAACGGTCATGGTACACACGTTGCTGGTACCATCGGCGGTTCACAGTATGGCGTTGCGAAAAATGTCAATGTCGTCGGTGTTCGTGTATTAGGCTGTAATGGCTCTGGTTCATATTCTGGTGTGATTTCAGGTATTGATTGGGTTAAAAACAACGCTTCAGGTCCATCTGTTGCGAACATGAGCTTAGGTGGTGGTGTATCTCAGGCAGTTGATGATGCCGTTAATGCGGCCGTTGCTTCTGGTGTTACCTTCGTTGTAGCTGCAGGTAATGATAATAGCGATGCTTGTAACTACTCTCCAGCTCGAGCTGCCGACGCGATAACTGTTGGCTCGACAACTAGCAGCGATGGCCGTTCAAGCTTCTCAAACTATGGGTCTTGTCTTGATATCTATGCGCCAGGCTCTAGCATCAAGTCTGCATGGTATAATTCCGACAGTGCAACCAACACAATCAGTGGTACCTCGATGGCTGCACCTCATGTTGCTGGTGCAGTAGCATTGTATCTAGACCAGGACCCAACGCTTACTCCAGCGCAGATAGATTCATTGCTCAGTAGTAGAAGTACTAAAGGTGCGGTATCCGATGCCAAAGCAAGTTCACCGAATGAACTGCTTTATACTCTTGAAGGTGATGCGCCGCCTCCACCACCACCCCCAGGCCCAACTGAGCTAGTTTCTGGTGTCGGTGTTGATGCATCTGGTGCAGCAGGCTCTGAGACTTACTATAAGCTGTCTGTTCCTGCTGGAGCTGCGTCAGTTTCATTCACGCTTGCTGGCGGTTCAGGCGATGCTGACCTTTATGTTCAGCAAGGCTCTCAGCCTACGCAGAGCAGCTATGCATGTCGCCCGTATAAAAATGGCAACAACGAATCTTGTGAATTCTCGAACCCAGCTGCAGGTGACTGGTATGTCATGCTACATGGTTATAGCCAATATGCCGGTGCGACGTTGACTGGTACATTTGGAGATTCGTCAGGTTGTGGCGCTAACTGCCTAGAAAATGGCGTGCCAGTAACAGGGTTGTCTGGCGGGACAAATACAGACACACGTTACACAATCGAAGTGCCAGCAAATGTTACGTTGAATGTGAGCATCTCTGGTGGCTCAGGTGATGCTGACCTGTATGTACGTAAAGGGACTCAGCCCACGACAAACAACTATGATTGTCGTCCATACCGTTCTGGCAACAATGAAACTTGTACTCTGAGTTCAGGTACGGATGGTGGTACATACCACATCATGGTTCGAGGCTACAGCAGCTATTCAGGCCTTACGCTGCAAGGCAGTTTCTAA
- a CDS encoding S41 family peptidase produces the protein MPVLTDLIATLQDGHAYIANDDGEILAAYGHKWNTFRTERIEIPYKTYLASTALPKIESPKSFHQYLTHLHRRVIEQQFLDASKQMHDAFLSAPLSNNIQYLSIDHLSEFSDGNTLEDDLGVVDEVMAAFLPRLRQADGLIIDLRWNAGGKDQLGLHLLSHLINQPLSIGSKRTKTYSGFLPENTITVKPSHEQPYLGPIVVLTSPLTISAAEVFVLGLKARDHVKLFGESTNGSFSDTLVKQLPNGWIFALSNEQYLDSSGVHYESRGIPADKEFRYLIWEDIRQGQDPALSAALEYLSGVKNQL, from the coding sequence TTGCCTGTACTAACCGATTTAATCGCCACACTACAAGATGGGCATGCCTATATCGCAAATGATGACGGTGAGATTCTGGCCGCGTACGGACATAAATGGAATACATTCAGAACCGAACGCATAGAAATACCATACAAAACATACTTAGCATCTACCGCACTTCCAAAGATTGAAAGCCCTAAGTCCTTTCACCAATATCTAACCCATTTACACCGAAGGGTCATCGAGCAACAGTTTCTCGATGCTTCAAAACAAATGCATGACGCTTTTTTAAGCGCCCCACTATCTAACAACATCCAATATCTCAGCATAGATCATCTCAGTGAATTTTCAGATGGGAACACGTTAGAAGATGACTTAGGTGTAGTCGATGAAGTAATGGCGGCTTTTCTACCACGGCTAAGGCAAGCTGATGGGCTCATAATAGACCTTCGATGGAATGCAGGAGGCAAAGACCAGCTAGGCTTACACTTGCTCTCCCACTTAATTAATCAGCCTTTATCGATAGGCTCCAAACGAACAAAGACCTATTCTGGCTTTTTGCCTGAGAACACAATTACAGTAAAACCAAGTCACGAACAGCCGTACTTAGGACCTATTGTCGTATTAACCAGTCCGCTGACCATCAGTGCGGCAGAAGTATTTGTTCTCGGACTAAAAGCACGTGACCATGTAAAGTTATTCGGTGAGTCTACAAATGGTTCATTTAGCGATACACTTGTTAAACAACTCCCAAATGGCTGGATTTTCGCGCTCTCAAATGAACAATACCTAGACTCGAGTGGTGTTCATTATGAAAGCCGCGGGATTCCTGCAGATAAGGAATTTAGATATCTAATTTGGGAAGACATTAGGCAGGGCCAAGATCCAGCTCTTTCAGCGGCCCTGGAGTATTTGTCCGGCGTCAAAAACCAGTTGTAA